In Streptomyces nodosus, one DNA window encodes the following:
- a CDS encoding serine/threonine-protein kinase, which produces MVDQLTQHDPRRIGPFEVLGRLGAGGMGLVYLARSASGRRVAIKTVRTELAEDQLFRVRFTREVEAARAVSGFYTAAVVDADPRAAVPWLATAYVPAPSLEEIVTDCGPLPAQAVRWLAAGVAEALQSIHGAGLVHRDLKPSNVLVVEDGPRVIDFGIASGVSNTRLTMTNVAVGTPAYMSPEQAKDSRSVTGASDVFSLASMLVFAATGHPPFQGANPVETVFMLLREEPDLSGLPDELRPLIDSCMQTDATARPNPADLQAQLAPHLFGSGSDDSGTASAWLPEKAVALIEERRGGRPPVKPYPFGGRGGGMRPLPPPMPSHDPVPVAAGGSDGGPVRLVGASVPIGPGPRVADARAAAVKAPPPEAGLVASWSRPGPGANGMVPAPAVPPPPLPPEAATGWRPWRFRMSNDVWGTPTVADDLVYVTSFEVHALDVATGRRRFKTRDVAWSMAVEDGRVHASDGPTLFALDAHEGSDLWRLSLDGWVYTLRADRGTVVTGTRGGGVQAWEAANGRQLWEITGAQTDFETPEAGPVVHDGTVYVWQDARLRALEARTGEERWSYPIGDAASCGGVPVRLTRATDGYVYVSAGTRVLAIEVASGMVRWHFEAPAVFLSPPAFVPGPAVAGGGVYLADYLGTVYALDATDGRDRWRIATEPRAAIDPVLVAGGHVHVGSGRGLYTLDAVTGTPKWRFQAGGEIVGSPAVAEGRIHFGSTDHLLYTLKADDGRLRWKLATGGEITGAPVVKDGVVYACSKDRCVYALDAEKGTGTARTA; this is translated from the coding sequence GTGGTGGATCAGCTGACGCAACACGATCCGCGGCGGATCGGGCCGTTCGAGGTGCTGGGTCGGCTGGGTGCCGGCGGCATGGGGCTGGTCTATCTCGCGCGCTCGGCGTCCGGCCGGCGGGTGGCGATCAAGACCGTCCGCACCGAACTGGCCGAGGACCAGTTGTTCCGGGTGCGTTTCACCCGTGAGGTGGAGGCCGCACGGGCGGTCTCCGGCTTCTACACGGCGGCCGTGGTCGACGCCGACCCGCGCGCGGCCGTGCCCTGGCTGGCCACCGCGTATGTGCCCGCGCCCTCCCTCGAGGAGATAGTGACCGACTGCGGGCCGCTGCCGGCCCAGGCGGTGCGCTGGCTGGCCGCGGGCGTCGCGGAGGCGCTCCAGTCCATCCACGGGGCGGGCCTGGTCCACCGCGACCTGAAGCCGTCCAATGTGCTCGTCGTCGAGGACGGCCCCCGGGTGATCGACTTCGGCATCGCCTCCGGCGTGTCGAACACGCGTCTGACGATGACCAATGTCGCCGTCGGTACCCCCGCCTATATGTCCCCCGAGCAGGCCAAGGACTCGCGCAGCGTGACCGGTGCGAGCGATGTCTTCTCGCTCGCCTCGATGCTGGTCTTCGCGGCCACCGGGCATCCCCCCTTCCAGGGCGCCAACCCCGTGGAGACCGTCTTCATGCTGCTGCGCGAGGAGCCGGACCTGTCCGGGCTGCCGGACGAGCTGCGGCCGCTGATCGACTCCTGTATGCAGACGGACGCCACCGCCCGCCCGAACCCGGCCGACCTTCAGGCCCAGCTCGCCCCGCATCTCTTCGGCTCGGGCTCCGACGACAGCGGTACGGCCTCGGCGTGGCTGCCGGAGAAGGCGGTCGCCCTGATCGAGGAGCGCCGCGGTGGACGTCCGCCGGTGAAGCCGTATCCGTTCGGTGGCCGCGGCGGCGGCATGCGCCCGCTGCCGCCGCCGATGCCCTCCCACGATCCGGTCCCGGTGGCGGCCGGCGGGTCCGACGGGGGCCCGGTGCGGCTGGTGGGCGCCTCCGTGCCGATCGGGCCCGGGCCGCGGGTCGCGGACGCGCGGGCGGCCGCGGTGAAGGCGCCGCCCCCGGAGGCCGGCCTGGTCGCCTCCTGGTCCCGTCCCGGCCCCGGGGCGAACGGCATGGTGCCCGCTCCCGCGGTTCCGCCGCCCCCGCTGCCCCCGGAGGCCGCCACCGGCTGGCGCCCCTGGCGCTTCCGGATGTCCAACGACGTCTGGGGCACCCCGACGGTCGCCGACGACCTGGTCTACGTCACCTCCTTCGAGGTGCACGCCCTGGATGTGGCGACCGGCCGCCGCCGCTTCAAGACCCGGGACGTGGCCTGGTCGATGGCGGTCGAGGACGGCCGGGTGCACGCCTCCGACGGCCCCACCCTCTTCGCCCTGGACGCCCACGAGGGCTCGGACCTGTGGCGGCTGTCCCTGGACGGCTGGGTGTACACGCTCAGGGCCGACCGCGGCACCGTGGTCACCGGTACCCGGGGCGGCGGTGTCCAGGCCTGGGAGGCGGCGAACGGCCGGCAGCTGTGGGAGATCACCGGCGCGCAGACGGACTTCGAGACCCCGGAGGCCGGGCCGGTCGTCCACGACGGCACGGTGTACGTCTGGCAGGACGCCCGGCTGCGGGCCCTGGAGGCGCGTACGGGGGAGGAGCGCTGGTCCTATCCGATCGGGGACGCCGCGTCCTGCGGCGGGGTGCCCGTGCGGCTGACCCGGGCGACGGACGGCTATGTGTACGTCTCGGCCGGCACCCGGGTGCTGGCCATCGAGGTGGCCAGCGGCATGGTGCGCTGGCACTTCGAAGCGCCGGCGGTGTTCCTGAGCCCGCCGGCCTTCGTGCCGGGCCCGGCGGTCGCCGGCGGCGGCGTCTATCTCGCCGACTATCTGGGCACGGTCTACGCCCTCGACGCCACGGACGGCCGGGACCGCTGGCGCATCGCCACGGAGCCGCGGGCCGCGATCGATCCGGTGCTGGTGGCCGGGGGGCACGTCCATGTCGGCAGCGGCAGGGGCCTCTACACCCTGGACGCGGTCACGGGCACCCCGAAGTGGCGCTTCCAGGCGGGCGGGGAGATCGTGGGCTCCCCGGCGGTCGCGGAGGGCCGTATCCACTTCGGCTCCACGGACCATCTGCTGTACACGCTGAAGGCCGACGACGGCCGGCTGCGCTGGAAGCTGGCGACCGGCGGTGAGATCACCGGTGCGCCGGTGGTGAAGGACGGCGTGGTGTACGCGTGCAGCAAGGACCGCTGTGTCTACGCCCTGGACGCGGAGAAGGGCACCGGGACGGCACGGACCGCCTGA
- a CDS encoding VOC family protein, translated as MAENHPSPPSRGNGPPQGAGTSPGREGPDGAAFPEGVPCWVDVQLSDVEAGERFYGGLFGWDFETAYGSSAWALLGGAPVAALAPKRDGRMPTVWTVYFATPDALTLTGRIRAAGGQVVVPPTPVDTLGTVALAADPEGAVFGLWQAGALAGFGKRHEPGSFTWAELYARDTTAANAFYTGLFHDALFGPGAVPDFGRAPILSVFPAEMPSHFLVHFGIADGEAALGAVARLGGRVQVPPFDTSYGRVAVVTDDQGASFALLQR; from the coding sequence ATGGCCGAAAACCATCCCTCGCCTCCCTCGCGGGGGAACGGCCCGCCCCAGGGGGCCGGAACCTCCCCCGGCCGCGAGGGCCCGGACGGCGCCGCCTTCCCCGAGGGCGTCCCCTGCTGGGTCGACGTCCAGCTGTCCGACGTCGAGGCGGGCGAGCGGTTCTACGGCGGACTGTTCGGATGGGACTTCGAGACGGCGTACGGATCCTCCGCCTGGGCGCTGCTGGGCGGGGCGCCGGTGGCCGCGCTGGCGCCCAAGCGGGACGGGCGGATGCCCACCGTCTGGACGGTGTACTTCGCGACCCCCGACGCCCTGACGCTCACCGGACGGATCCGGGCGGCCGGCGGCCAGGTCGTCGTCCCGCCGACCCCGGTGGACACCCTGGGCACCGTGGCGCTGGCCGCCGACCCCGAGGGCGCGGTCTTCGGGCTCTGGCAGGCCGGTGCGCTCGCGGGCTTCGGCAAGCGGCACGAACCCGGCTCGTTCACCTGGGCCGAGCTGTACGCGCGGGACACGACCGCCGCGAACGCCTTCTACACCGGGCTCTTCCATGACGCCCTGTTCGGCCCCGGCGCCGTTCCCGACTTCGGGCGCGCCCCGATCCTGTCGGTCTTCCCGGCGGAGATGCCCTCCCACTTCCTCGTCCACTTCGGGATCGCCGACGGGGAGGCGGCGCTCGGGGCGGTGGCCCGGCTGGGCGGCCGGGTACAGGTACCGCCGTTCGACACCTCGTACGGACGGGTGGCGGTGGTCACGGACGATCAGGGGGCGTCCTTCGCCCTGCTCCAGCGCTGA
- a CDS encoding TetR family transcriptional regulator — protein MRTVDGRVAGRRGQATRQKLLDCLGEMLSSSPYRDVKVIDVARRAGTSPATFYQYFPDVEGAVLEIAEHMAADGAGLATLLEGRSWAGKAGWQSAQELVDGFLEFWRKHDAILRVVDLGAAEGDKRFYKLRMKILNSVNGSLADSIAELQSKGRIDKDVNPAAVAGALVAMLAAVASHQKAFQTWGVKQAELRPNLALLVHLGVTGRKPTR, from the coding sequence GTGCGTACCGTCGACGGCCGCGTGGCCGGTCGGCGCGGGCAGGCGACGCGGCAGAAGCTGCTCGACTGTCTCGGCGAGATGCTCAGCTCCTCGCCCTACCGGGACGTCAAGGTGATCGACGTCGCCCGGAGGGCCGGGACGTCCCCGGCGACCTTCTACCAGTACTTTCCGGACGTCGAAGGCGCCGTCCTGGAGATCGCGGAGCACATGGCCGCGGACGGCGCCGGGTTGGCCACTCTGCTGGAGGGCCGCTCCTGGGCCGGCAAGGCGGGCTGGCAGTCCGCGCAGGAACTGGTCGACGGATTCCTGGAGTTCTGGCGCAAGCACGACGCCATCCTGCGCGTCGTCGACCTGGGCGCGGCCGAGGGCGACAAGCGCTTCTACAAACTCCGGATGAAGATCCTGAACTCGGTGAACGGCTCCCTAGCGGACTCGATCGCCGAGCTCCAGTCCAAGGGCAGGATCGACAAGGACGTGAACCCGGCGGCCGTGGCGGGCGCCCTGGTGGCGATGCTCGCGGCGGTGGCGTCCCATCAGAAGGCCTTCCAGACCTGGGGCGTCAAACAGGCCGAACTCCGCCCGAATCTCGCACTGTTGGTGCATCTGGGCGTCACCGGGAGGAAGCCGACCAGGTAG
- a CDS encoding pyridoxine/pyridoxamine 5'-phosphate oxidase, producing MGRDLHELLTSLRVWDPETTELPVFDPAAAPGEPLALFTEWFAQAVAAGQAEPHTMSLATADADGTPDVRTVMLHGADADGWAFATHSGSRKGGQLAARPYAALGFYWPVQGRQIRLRGPVTPAPAREGQADLHARSTGALAAALTGGQSHVLGSVEELVRASEEAWERARREPDAPVPSWTLYRLQPQEAEFFQGDARRRHVRLRYRRTDGGWVRELLWP from the coding sequence ATGGGAAGGGATCTTCATGAGTTGCTGACGTCTCTGCGGGTGTGGGACCCGGAGACCACCGAGTTGCCCGTCTTCGATCCGGCGGCGGCGCCCGGGGAGCCGTTGGCGCTGTTCACCGAGTGGTTCGCGCAGGCGGTGGCGGCCGGGCAGGCCGAGCCGCACACGATGTCGCTGGCGACGGCGGACGCGGACGGCACCCCGGACGTCCGGACCGTGATGCTGCACGGCGCGGACGCGGACGGCTGGGCGTTCGCCACCCACTCCGGCAGCCGCAAGGGCGGACAGCTCGCGGCCCGGCCGTATGCCGCCCTCGGCTTCTACTGGCCGGTCCAGGGACGCCAGATCCGGCTGCGCGGTCCGGTCACCCCCGCGCCCGCGCGGGAGGGCCAGGCGGATCTGCACGCCCGGTCGACCGGAGCGCTGGCCGCGGCGCTCACCGGCGGACAGAGTCATGTGCTGGGCTCGGTCGAGGAGTTGGTGCGGGCGTCGGAGGAGGCCTGGGAGCGGGCCCGGCGCGAGCCGGACGCCCCGGTCCCGTCCTGGACGCTCTATCGCCTCCAGCCGCAGGAGGCGGAGTTCTTCCAGGGGGACGCGCGGCGCCGTCATGTACGGCTGCGCTACCGCAGGACGGACGGAGGGTGGGTCAGGGAACTGCTGTGGCCCTGA
- a CDS encoding GNAT family N-acetyltransferase has protein sequence MTSDAYAWRFTGDPKEFLERTGAFLRSEPALHTVLLTVTDRLRKEGVAAYGEEPPYFGRLADEDGTARAALLRTPPYALQLTALTADAADALAVRLAEDGRPLPSASGPAAAAAAFAAAWGRRTGADVRLTQRQRLYRLGTLTPPAPAPSGTARRAAPEDRDLITRWFTSFCEDVGDPAPRHPEHWVESRLGQGGITLWETPEGTPVSMAAAAPEVAGQIRVTTVYTPAPLRGRGYAGAATAAASRAALDSGAAEVLLFTDLANPASNGLYQRLGYRAVTDFAMYEFGDPAPTGD, from the coding sequence ATGACTTCCGATGCGTACGCGTGGCGGTTCACCGGTGACCCGAAGGAGTTCCTGGAGCGGACCGGGGCGTTCCTGCGATCCGAACCGGCCCTGCACACCGTGCTGTTGACGGTCACCGACCGGCTGCGGAAGGAAGGGGTCGCCGCGTACGGGGAGGAGCCGCCGTACTTCGGCCGGCTCGCGGACGAGGACGGCACCGCACGGGCCGCCCTGCTGCGGACCCCGCCCTACGCGCTCCAGCTCACCGCCCTCACCGCCGATGCCGCCGACGCGCTCGCGGTGCGCCTGGCGGAGGACGGCCGGCCGCTGCCCTCGGCGAGCGGACCGGCCGCCGCGGCCGCCGCGTTCGCCGCCGCCTGGGGGCGCCGCACCGGGGCCGATGTCCGGCTCACGCAGCGCCAGCGCCTCTACCGGCTCGGCACGCTCACCCCGCCCGCGCCGGCGCCGTCCGGGACCGCCCGGCGCGCCGCCCCGGAGGACCGGGACCTGATCACCCGCTGGTTCACCTCGTTCTGTGAGGACGTCGGCGATCCGGCCCCGCGGCACCCGGAGCACTGGGTCGAGAGCCGGCTCGGCCAGGGCGGGATCACCCTGTGGGAGACGCCCGAGGGCACGCCCGTCTCCATGGCGGCCGCCGCGCCCGAGGTCGCCGGACAGATCCGTGTCACCACCGTCTACACCCCCGCACCCCTGCGCGGCCGGGGCTACGCGGGCGCCGCCACCGCCGCGGCGAGCCGGGCCGCGCTCGACTCCGGCGCGGCGGAGGTCCTGCTCTTCACCGACCTCGCCAACCCCGCGAGCAACGGCCTGTACCAGCGTCTCGGCTACCGCGCGGTCACGGACTTCGCCATGTACGAGTTCGGGGACCCGGCCCCCACCGGGGACTGA
- a CDS encoding GNAT family N-acetyltransferase: MADITEKSPLDPFPEPHGHGLRLSAWDPESESHLDAWFRGLTDPDFQRWNTPLRIVRDRDDARESLRARSGGADVAFRIADAESGTTLGHLGVNQIDHVIRVARVGYWVLPEARGRGVAGRALALAAHWALTDLGLNRLELGHALGHEASCRVAERCGFRYEGTLRGAMFEEGRHDVFRDVHLHGRIASDPEPSLP; this comes from the coding sequence ATGGCCGACATAACTGAGAAGTCCCCGCTGGACCCGTTTCCCGAACCGCATGGTCACGGTCTGCGGCTGAGCGCCTGGGACCCGGAGTCCGAGAGCCATCTGGACGCGTGGTTCAGGGGGCTGACCGACCCCGACTTCCAGCGCTGGAACACACCGCTCAGGATCGTGCGGGACCGGGACGACGCACGGGAGTCCCTGCGGGCCAGGTCGGGGGGCGCCGATGTGGCCTTCCGGATCGCCGACGCGGAGAGCGGGACGACCCTGGGACACCTGGGGGTCAACCAGATCGACCATGTCATCCGGGTCGCCCGGGTCGGCTACTGGGTCCTGCCCGAGGCCCGCGGGCGCGGTGTCGCCGGCCGCGCGCTCGCGCTCGCCGCCCACTGGGCCCTGACCGACCTGGGTCTGAACCGCCTGGAACTGGGCCATGCCCTGGGGCATGAGGCGTCCTGCCGGGTCGCCGAACGCTGCGGCTTCCGGTACGAGGGGACGCTGCGCGGAGCGATGTTCGAGGAGGGGCGGCACGATGTGTTCCGGGACGTGCATCTGCACGGCCGGATCGCGAGCGACCCCGAACCCTCGCTGCCCTGA
- a CDS encoding flavin-containing monooxygenase — protein MADSTAASPRAVVPAHEDRPVYVIGGGPGGLAAAYALRARGVRAVVLEKSDRVGASWRRHYDRLRLHTTRRHSALPGLAMPRSFGRWVARDDVVRYLEKYAEHHRLEIVTGVEVSRVEPAPDGTGWLLHATGGRELTGGAVVVATGHNHTPRVPDWSGREDYPGEFLHAGEYRNAKPYAGRDVLVVGVGNTGAELAVDLVQGGASRVRLAVRTPPHVVRRSTAGWPAQFTGILVRRLPVWLVDRLARPVARLGVPDLSAQGLPRPTAGLYSRVKEGAIPVQDVGLIDAVRKGRVEIVAAVDGFEDGEVVLADGSRIEPDAVIAATGYVRALEGLVGHLDVLDARGRPVVHGARCPRNAPGLYFTGFTNPISGMFRELAIDAEKIAKAVARRLGRARAAAR, from the coding sequence ATGGCCGACTCGACTGCTGCTTCGCCGCGCGCCGTGGTGCCGGCCCACGAGGACCGACCGGTGTATGTCATCGGGGGCGGCCCGGGTGGGCTCGCCGCCGCGTACGCACTGCGCGCCCGGGGCGTACGGGCCGTCGTACTGGAGAAGTCCGACCGTGTCGGGGCGTCCTGGCGGCGCCACTACGACCGTCTGCGTCTGCACACCACCCGACGGCATTCGGCCCTGCCCGGCCTGGCGATGCCCCGCTCGTTCGGGCGCTGGGTGGCCCGTGACGACGTGGTCCGCTACCTGGAGAAGTACGCCGAGCACCACCGCCTGGAGATCGTCACCGGGGTGGAGGTCTCCCGGGTCGAGCCCGCTCCGGACGGCACCGGCTGGCTGTTGCACGCCACCGGCGGCCGGGAGCTGACCGGCGGCGCGGTCGTCGTCGCGACCGGCCACAACCACACCCCGCGTGTCCCCGACTGGTCCGGCCGCGAGGACTACCCCGGGGAGTTCCTGCACGCCGGGGAGTACCGCAACGCCAAGCCGTACGCCGGGCGCGACGTCCTGGTGGTCGGCGTCGGCAACACGGGCGCCGAGCTAGCGGTGGACCTGGTGCAGGGCGGGGCCTCCCGGGTACGGCTGGCGGTGCGCACCCCGCCCCATGTGGTGCGCCGCTCCACCGCCGGTTGGCCGGCCCAGTTCACCGGGATCCTGGTACGGCGGCTGCCGGTGTGGCTGGTCGACAGGCTGGCCCGGCCGGTGGCGAGGCTCGGCGTGCCGGACCTGTCCGCGCAGGGGCTGCCCCGCCCCACCGCCGGGCTCTACTCCCGGGTCAAGGAGGGGGCGATCCCCGTGCAGGACGTCGGCCTGATCGACGCCGTGCGCAAGGGGCGGGTCGAGATCGTGGCGGCCGTCGACGGTTTCGAGGACGGCGAGGTCGTCCTCGCCGACGGCAGCCGGATCGAGCCCGACGCCGTGATCGCCGCGACCGGGTATGTCCGCGCCCTGGAGGGGCTGGTCGGCCATCTCGACGTCCTGGACGCCCGGGGCCGGCCGGTGGTCCACGGCGCCCGCTGCCCGCGCAACGCCCCCGGCCTCTACTTCACCGGCTTCACCAACCCCATCAGCGGAATGTTCCGGGAACTGGCCATCGACGCCGAGAAGATCGCGAAGGCGGTGGCCCGCCGGCTGGGCAGGGCCCGCGCCGCCGCACGCTGA
- a CDS encoding MFS transporter, giving the protein MPQTTETVVVDETRTDARPHRIHRAWFVAAVTFVTIIGAAAFRSLPGLLIDPLHQEFGWSRGTIGAAVSVNLALYGLTAPFAAALMDRFGIRRVVAVALAVITLGAGSTVWMTAAWQLLLCWGLLVGLGSGSMALAFAATVTNRWFTERRGLVTGILTAASASGQLIFLPVLSWTVQHHGWRPASVTVALAALAVIPFVWLLLRDHPADVGLKPYGATEFVPRPAPVTGAARRTVTVLLSAVRTGPFWLLAGTFAICGASTNGLVQTHFVPAAHDHGMPITAAASLLAVIGVFDVLGTIASGWFTDRFEPRRLLAVYYALRGVSLLFLPILLAPTVHPPMVFFIVFYGLDWVATVPPTLALCREHYGQDSAIVFGWVLASHQVGAALVAFLGGVARDTFGSYDVVWYASGALCAAAALMALVIRRRPAGVPALA; this is encoded by the coding sequence GTGCCCCAGACAACCGAAACGGTGGTCGTCGACGAGACCCGGACCGACGCCAGGCCGCACCGCATCCACCGGGCCTGGTTCGTCGCCGCCGTCACCTTTGTGACGATCATCGGCGCCGCCGCCTTCCGCTCCCTGCCCGGACTGCTCATCGACCCGCTGCACCAGGAGTTCGGCTGGTCGCGCGGCACCATCGGCGCCGCGGTCTCCGTCAATCTCGCGCTGTACGGACTGACGGCGCCCTTCGCCGCCGCCCTGATGGACCGCTTCGGCATCCGCCGGGTGGTGGCCGTGGCCCTCGCCGTCATCACCCTGGGCGCCGGCAGCACCGTATGGATGACGGCTGCCTGGCAGCTTCTGCTCTGCTGGGGCCTGCTGGTCGGCCTGGGCAGCGGCTCGATGGCGCTGGCCTTCGCGGCGACGGTCACCAACCGCTGGTTCACCGAGCGGCGCGGCCTGGTGACCGGCATCCTCACGGCCGCCTCCGCCTCCGGTCAGCTGATCTTCCTCCCGGTGCTGTCGTGGACGGTGCAGCACCACGGCTGGCGCCCGGCGTCGGTGACCGTCGCCCTGGCCGCCCTCGCCGTGATCCCCTTCGTCTGGCTGCTGCTGCGGGACCATCCGGCGGACGTGGGCCTGAAGCCCTACGGCGCCACGGAGTTCGTCCCCCGGCCGGCACCCGTGACCGGCGCCGCCCGCCGGACCGTCACCGTGTTGCTCTCGGCGGTGCGCACCGGACCGTTCTGGCTGCTGGCGGGCACCTTCGCGATCTGCGGCGCCTCCACCAACGGCCTGGTCCAGACCCACTTCGTGCCGGCGGCCCACGACCACGGCATGCCGATCACGGCCGCCGCCTCGCTGCTCGCCGTCATCGGTGTCTTCGATGTGCTGGGCACGATCGCCTCGGGCTGGTTCACCGACCGCTTCGAGCCGCGGCGGCTGCTCGCCGTGTACTACGCCCTGCGCGGCGTCTCGCTGCTCTTCCTGCCGATCCTGCTGGCCCCGACCGTCCATCCGCCGATGGTCTTCTTCATCGTCTTCTACGGCCTGGACTGGGTCGCCACGGTCCCGCCCACCCTGGCGCTGTGCCGGGAGCATTACGGGCAGGACAGTGCGATCGTCTTCGGCTGGGTGCTCGCCTCCCACCAGGTCGGCGCGGCCCTGGTCGCCTTCCTGGGCGGTGTCGCCCGGGACACGTTCGGCTCCTACGACGTGGTCTGGTACGCGTCGGGGGCGCTGTGCGCGGCGGCGGCCCTGATGGCGCTGGTGATCCGCAGGCGTCCGGCGGGGGTGCCGGCGCTCGCCTGA
- a CDS encoding GlxA family transcriptional regulator encodes MTREPAFRPHRVVVLALDGLLPFELGIPHRIFGRPRDAEGRLLYEVVTCSVRPPGPVMTDADFSIQVEHGPEALATADTVVVPASYELGPVFEKGVLTEELASALARIRPGTRLASICTGVYVLAAAGRLDGRPATTHWAEAERFQRLFPRVQVDADVLFIDDGDVLTSAGVAAGIDLCLHMVRRDHGTAVANEVARRTVMPPHRDGGQAQYIKHPVPDPQRATTTAARAWALDRLHQPIQLRDMADQESMSVRTFTRRFREEVGVSPGQWLTRQRVERARQLLESSDLSIDQVARDAGFGTAQSMRQHLQAALGVTPTGYRRTFRTNGGDGAVDGRSRVAVAVSRSRGTGAGLRSLAVS; translated from the coding sequence ATGACCCGAGAGCCCGCGTTCCGGCCGCACCGTGTCGTCGTCCTCGCCCTCGACGGGCTGCTCCCCTTCGAACTGGGCATCCCGCACCGGATCTTCGGGCGCCCCAGGGACGCCGAGGGACGGCTGCTGTACGAGGTCGTCACCTGCTCCGTCCGCCCCCCGGGCCCGGTCATGACCGACGCCGACTTCTCCATCCAGGTGGAGCACGGCCCGGAGGCGCTGGCCACCGCCGACACCGTCGTCGTCCCGGCCTCCTACGAGCTGGGACCGGTCTTCGAGAAGGGTGTGCTGACCGAGGAACTGGCCTCGGCGCTCGCCCGCATCCGGCCCGGCACCCGGCTGGCCTCCATCTGCACCGGCGTCTATGTGCTGGCGGCCGCCGGCCGCCTCGACGGGCGGCCCGCCACCACCCATTGGGCGGAGGCCGAGCGCTTCCAGCGACTGTTCCCCCGGGTCCAGGTCGACGCCGATGTGCTGTTCATCGACGACGGCGACGTCCTGACCTCCGCCGGGGTGGCCGCCGGCATCGACCTGTGTCTGCACATGGTGCGCCGTGACCACGGCACCGCGGTCGCCAACGAGGTGGCCCGCCGCACGGTGATGCCTCCGCACCGGGACGGCGGTCAGGCCCAGTACATCAAGCACCCCGTGCCGGACCCGCAACGGGCCACCACGACCGCCGCCCGCGCCTGGGCGCTTGACCGGCTCCATCAGCCCATCCAGCTACGTGACATGGCGGACCAGGAGTCCATGTCCGTCCGCACCTTCACCCGCCGCTTCCGGGAGGAGGTCGGCGTCAGCCCCGGTCAGTGGCTGACCCGGCAGCGCGTCGAACGGGCCCGCCAGCTGCTGGAGTCCAGCGATCTGTCGATCGACCAGGTGGCGCGGGACGCCGGGTTCGGCACCGCCCAGTCGATGCGGCAGCACCTACAGGCGGCGCTCGGGGTCACCCCCACCGGGTACCGGCGGACCTTCCGCACCAACGGCGGGGACGGCGCTGTCGACGGTCGCTCCCGCGTCGCCGTGGCCGTCAGCCGCTCCCGCGGCACCGGAGCCGGGCTCCGGTCCCTCGCCGTGAGCTGA
- a CDS encoding IS110 family RNA-guided transposase, whose protein sequence is MTSAVVDDTADQDVFGGVDSHADTIHVAVISDNGGHLADAEFTTTGAGYAAALAFVAAHGHVIAIGVEGTASYGAGFTRAARSHGHQVVEVNRPDRAERRRIGKSDPIDAYAAARAALSGRASSAPKDDTVAGIRALHNAARSAVKARTAALNQIGHILITAPDTVRAKYGQLKGTDRTDALARLRPCGDAVHTAVLTALRSLARRVKELTAEHEALTKALDSEVTVHNPGLRASYGVGPDTAAQLLLTAGGNPERMRTEAAFAALCGVAPVPASSGRTNRHRLSRGGDRAANAALYRIALVRMSHDLRTREYVTRQTTAGRTKKEIIRLLKRAIAREMFRCLTTTVAVPGIADLRPLRQSRNITLTAAAKHFGVWPATISTLERGIRRDDDLAHAYRNWLQAA, encoded by the coding sequence ATGACATCAGCGGTCGTAGACGACACGGCGGACCAGGATGTGTTCGGCGGGGTCGACTCCCATGCCGACACCATCCACGTCGCGGTCATCAGCGACAACGGCGGTCACCTCGCCGACGCCGAGTTCACCACCACCGGCGCCGGATACGCCGCGGCCCTGGCCTTTGTGGCCGCCCACGGCCACGTGATCGCGATCGGGGTGGAAGGCACCGCCTCCTACGGCGCCGGCTTCACCCGCGCCGCGCGCTCGCACGGCCACCAGGTCGTCGAGGTCAACCGGCCCGACCGGGCCGAACGCCGCCGCATCGGCAAGTCCGATCCCATCGACGCCTACGCCGCGGCCCGCGCCGCCCTGTCCGGACGGGCCTCCAGCGCCCCCAAGGACGACACCGTCGCCGGCATACGCGCCCTGCACAACGCCGCCCGCTCCGCCGTCAAGGCCCGCACCGCAGCCCTGAACCAGATCGGCCACATCCTCATCACCGCCCCCGACACCGTCCGCGCCAAGTACGGGCAGCTCAAAGGAACGGACCGCACCGACGCCCTGGCCCGACTGCGGCCCTGCGGGGACGCCGTCCACACCGCGGTCCTCACCGCGCTCAGGAGCCTCGCCCGGCGCGTCAAAGAACTGACCGCCGAGCACGAAGCCCTGACCAAGGCCCTGGACAGCGAGGTCACCGTCCACAACCCCGGACTGCGGGCCTCCTACGGAGTCGGCCCCGACACCGCCGCCCAGCTCCTGCTCACGGCGGGAGGCAACCCCGAACGCATGCGGACCGAGGCGGCCTTCGCGGCCCTCTGCGGAGTCGCACCCGTCCCCGCCTCCAGCGGCCGGACGAACCGGCACCGCCTCTCACGAGGCGGCGACCGGGCCGCCAACGCGGCCCTCTACCGCATCGCTCTCGTCCGTATGTCCCACGACTTGCGCACCCGCGAGTACGTGACACGACAGACCACCGCCGGCCGGACGAAGAAGGAAATCATCCGGTTGCTGAAACGGGCCATCGCCCGGGAGATGTTCCGTTGCCTGACCACCACGGTCGCCGTCCCCGGCATCGCCGACCTGCGGCCTCTGCGGCAGTCCAGGAACATCACGCTCACCGCCGCAGCGAAGCACTTCGGCGTCTGGCCGGCCACCATCTCCACCCTCGAACGCGGAATCCGCCGAGACGACGACCTCGCCCACGCCTACCGCAACTGGCTCCAAGCCGCTTGA